One genomic region from Chrysemys picta bellii isolate R12L10 chromosome 16, ASM1138683v2, whole genome shotgun sequence encodes:
- the USP28 gene encoding ubiquitin carboxyl-terminal hydrolase 28 isoform X4 codes for MTAELQAEAEAGAAESQGTNCQMLLNRLGEITGIQDPSFLHAALKAANGDLTDAVNFLTEECVKEPGQEAVAVEPSDCEGSAVGKEQPTNVIDLTPDNKDDLQAVIALSFLESLEVQAVERDANRAHKANAAENKNRSKRKRCEVWGENPKQNDWRRVDDWPVGMKNIGNTCWFSAVIQSLFQLPEFRRLVLSYSLPQSMLENCRSRSEKRNIAFMQELQCLFALMLGTHRKFVDPTASLELLKGAFKSADEQQQDVSEVTHKLLDWLEDAFQLSVNVNSPRDKSENPMVQLFYGTFLTEGVHEGKTFSKIETFGQYPLQVNGYRNLNECLEGAMVEGEIEPLPSDQSVKYGQERWFTKLPPVLTFELSRFEFNQSLGQPEKIHNKLEFPQIIYMDRYLYSSKEIIQKKREETRKLRKQIAVLQQKLERYMKYGSGPSRFPLPDMLQYVLEFASTKLPLVVPSAQDSQMTPAQSPAESCGLNEPLQQNSVLETESTENTEGAASTLINPPSQPSCLPAEMPECPAPRVVTEEEMSLVRTCLQRWRSEIEQDIQDLKDCITRINQSIGQMYGDPVLRQVPYRLHAVLVHEGQANAGHYWAYIYDQPRKSWLKYNDISVTESSWEELERDSYGGLRNASAYCLMYINDKLSHFVADAAADAETGQFQKEVELLPPELQNYIQEDNWRLEQEVEEWEQEQSCKIPQIEPSATSESQDFTSESGQDQSSGCEHSIRSLSSEHARIAKDQTAQAIANTADAYEKNGVEAALCEPKEAEPTKTQLRETALTVQSEQQQDAKGTESAAQPSSQVSEVEIPRVGKILVRSDADGYNEEAFHEEYSRLYLLAKETPTPHNDPRLQHVLIYFLRNNAPKQVVERTLLEQFADRNLSYDERSISIMQVARAKLKEIGPDDVNMEEYKKWHEDYSLFHKVSVYLLTGLELYQNRKYQEALTYLVYAYQSNTSLLMKGPNRGVDESLIALYRRKCLLKLNDMAAALFVSRAEADVLEGINILNELIIPCMHLIINNDISKDDLDAIEVMRNRWCSYLGQEDMDANLQTKLGELLPRLLDCSAEVVILKEPPKIRPNSPYDLCSRFAAVMESIHGAAPVTVK; via the exons gcCGCAAATGGTGACCTAACAGATGCAGTCAACTTCCTCACTGAGGAGTGTGTTAAAGAGCCAGGCCAGGAAGCAGTCGCTGTGGAACCATCTGACTGTGAAGGGAGTGCTGTGGGCAAAGAGCAACCCACCA ATGTGATTGATCTAACTCCTGATAACAAAGATGACCTCCAGGCAGTTATTGCTCTCAGCTTCCTGGAGTCTCTGGAAGTTCAAGCAGTGGAAAGAGATGCTAACAG GGCTCACAAAGCAAATGCTGCTGAAAACAAAAATCGCTCCAAAAGGAAACGGTGTGAAGTCTGGGGagagaatcccaagcagaatGACTGGAGGAGAGTGGATGACTGGCCTGTTGGCATGAAGAACATTGGAAATACGTGCTGGTTTAGTGCAGTCATTCAG TCTCTCTTCCAGCTGCCGGAATTTCGTAGGCTGGTCCTTAGTTATTCTCTCCCGCAAAGCATGCTTGAGAATTGTCGAAGTCGCAGT GAAAAGAGAAATATTGCATTCATGCAGGAACTTCAGTGTCTCTTTGCTTTAATGCTGGGGACACATCGTAAATTTGTAGACCCCACTGCATCACTGGAACTTTTAAAAGGCGCATTTAAATCAGCTGACGAACAGCAG CAAGATGTGAGCGAAGTCACACACAAGCTTCTGGATTGGCTAGAGGATGCATTCCAGCTGTCCGTGAATGTAAA CAGCCCTCGAGACAAATCAGAAAATCCAATGGTGCAACTCTTCTATGGGACTTTCTTGACTGAAGGGGTCCATGAGG GCAAGACCTTTTCTAAGATAGAGACCTTTGGCCAGTATCCCCTTCAGGTAAACGGTTATCGGAACTTAAACGAATGTTTGGAAGGGGCCATGGTAGAAGGGGAGATTGAGCCACTACCTTCTGATCAATCAGTGAAGTATGGACAAGAG CGTTGGTTTACAAAGCTCCCTCCGGTGTTAACCTTTGAACTCTCCCGGTTCGAGTTCAATCAGTCACTAGGGCAGCCAGAGAAGATTCACAACAAGCTAGAATTTCCCCAGATTATTTATATGGACAG gtatttGTACAGCAGTAAAGAGATTATTcaaaagaagagagaggagaCGAGGAAGTTGAGGAAGCAAATAGCAGTTCTTCAGCAGAAATTGGAAAG ATACATGAAATATGGCTCTGGCCCAAGCCGCTTCCCATTACCTGACATGCTACAGTATGTTCTTGAATTTGCCAGTACAAAGCTACCTTTAGTTGTTCCCTCTGCTCAGGACTCTCAGATGACTCCTGCACAGTCCCCAGCTGAGAGCTGTGGTCTGAATGAACCTCTGCAGCAAAATAG TGTATTAGAAACAGAAAGTACTGAGAACACTGAAGGTGCAGCATCCACTCTGATAAACCCTCCGTCCCAGCCCTCCTGTTTACCAGCAGAAATGCCTGAATGCCCAGCTCCTCGTGTGGTCACTGAGGAGGAGATGAGCCTAGTTAGGACGTGCCTGCAGCGATGGAGGAGCGAGATTGAGCAGGACATCCAAG ATCTGAAGGACTGTATTACCAGAATCAACCAATCCATTGGTCAAATGTATGGTGACCCTGTCCTCCGTCAG GTTCCTTATCGCTTGCATGCTGTCCTGGTTCATGAGGGCCAAGCAAATGCCGGTCACTACTGGGCCTACATATACGACCAGCCCCGGAAGAGCTGGCTCAAATACAATGACATCTCTGTGACAGAATCATCCTGGGAAGAACTGGAGAGAGATTCATATGGAGGCCTGAGGAATGCCAGTGCCTATTGTCTGATGTACATCAATGATAAGCTGTCCCACTTTGTTGCAG ATGCTGCTGCTGATGCAGAAACGGGACAGTTTCAGAAAGAAGTAGAACTTCTGCCACCTGAACTCCAGAATTACATACAAGAAGACAACTGGAGGCTTGAACAGGAGGTGGaggaatgggaacaggagcagTCCTGCAAGATCCCTCAGATAGAGCCTTCAGCTACTTCTGAATCTCAGGATTTCACTTCTGAATCAGGACAAG ACCAGTCCTCAGGCTGTGAACACAGCATACGCTCGCTGTCCTCCGAACATGCCAGGATTGCAAAGGACCAGACTGCCCAGGCCATTGCAAATACAGCTGATGCCTATGAGAAGAATGGTGTAGAGGCTGCTCTGTGTGAG CCAAAGGAGGCAGAACCAACGAAGACCCAGCTGAGAGAAACAGCCCTTACAGTTCAGTCAGAACAGCAACAAGATGCTAAAGGGACAGAGTCTGCTGCCCAGCCTAGCTCACAGGTCTCTGAAGTGGAGATCCCCAGAGTGGGGAAGATTCTGGTTAGATCTGATGCAGATGGATATAATGAGGAG GCATTCCATGAAGAGTACTCCAGACTGTATCTGCTGGCCAAAGAGACCCCAACCCCTCACAATGACCCCCGGCTGCAACACGTGCTCATCTACTTCTTGCGGAACAATGCTCCCAAGCAGGTAGTGGAGCGGACCCTCCTGGAGCAGTTTGCAGATAGAAACCTCAGCTACGATGAAAG GTCAATTAGCATTATGCAAGTAGCACGAGCTAAGCTGAAGGAGATTGGCCCTGATGATGTGAATATGGAGGAGTATAAG AAATGGCATGAAGACTACAGTTTATTTCACAAGGTGTCTGTTTACCTGCTGACAGGGTTGGAACTCTACCAGAATAGAAA GTACCAGGAAGCACTGACCTACCTGGTGTATGCCTACCAAAGTAACACCTCCCTGCTCATGAAAGGACCCAACCGAGGGGTGGATGAATCACTGATTGCTTTATACAGAAGAAAATGCCTCTTG AAGCTGAATGACATGGCAGCGGCTTTGTTTGTAAGCCGTGCGGAGGCAGATGTGTTGGAGGGCATTAACATCCTGAATGAGCTGATCATCCCCTGTATGCACCTCATTATCAATAATGACATCTCCAAGGACGACCTGGATGCCATTGAGGTCATGAGGAACCGCTGGTGCTCTTATCTGGGACAAGAAGACATGGATG cCAACCTGCAAACGAAGCTGGGCGAACTGCTCCCCAGGCTCCTGGACTGCTCTGCAGAGGTCGTCATTCTAAAAGAACCGCCGAAGATCCGGCCCAACTCCCCCTACGACCTCTGCAGCCGCTTCGCAGCCGTGATGGAGTCCATTCATGGGGCCGCACCTGTGACTGTCAAATAA
- the USP28 gene encoding ubiquitin carboxyl-terminal hydrolase 28 isoform X1, with the protein MTAELQAEAEAGAAESQGTNCQMLLNRLGEITGIQDPSFLHAALKAANGDLTDAVNFLTEECVKEPGQEAVAVEPSDCEGSAVGKEQPTNVIDLTPDNKDDLQAVIALSFLESLEVQAVERDANRAHKANAAENKNRSKRKRCEVWGENPKQNDWRRVDDWPVGMKNIGNTCWFSAVIQSLFQLPEFRRLVLSYSLPQSMLENCRSRSEKRNIAFMQELQCLFALMLGTHRKFVDPTASLELLKGAFKSADEQQQDVSEVTHKLLDWLEDAFQLSVNVNSPRDKSENPMVQLFYGTFLTEGVHEGKTFSKIETFGQYPLQVNGYRNLNECLEGAMVEGEIEPLPSDQSVKYGQERWFTKLPPVLTFELSRFEFNQSLGQPEKIHNKLEFPQIIYMDRYLYSSKEIIQKKREETRKLRKQIAVLQQKLERYMKYGSGPSRFPLPDMLQYVLEFASTKLPLVVPSAQDSQMTPAQSPAESCGLNEPLQQNSVLETESTENTEGAASTLINPPSQPSCLPAEMPECPAPRVVTEEEMSLVRTCLQRWRSEIEQDIQDLKDCITRINQSIGQMYGDPVLRQVPYRLHAVLVHEGQANAGHYWAYIYDQPRKSWLKYNDISVTESSWEELERDSYGGLRNASAYCLMYINDKLSHFVADAAADAETGQFQKEVELLPPELQNYIQEDNWRLEQEVEEWEQEQSCKIPQIEPSATSESQDFTSESGQDQSSGCEHSIRSLSSEHARIAKDQTAQAIANTADAYEKNGVEAALCEPKEAEPTKTQLRETALTVQSEQQQDAKGTESAAQPSSQVSEVEIPRVGKILVRSDADGYNEEVMLSPAMQGVILAIAKARQTFDRDGSEAGLVKAFHEEYSRLYLLAKETPTPHNDPRLQHVLIYFLRNNAPKQVVERTLLEQFADRNLSYDERSISIMQVARAKLKEIGPDDVNMEEYKKWHEDYSLFHKVSVYLLTGLELYQNRKYQEALTYLVYAYQSNTSLLMKGPNRGVDESLIALYRRKCLLKLNDMAAALFVSRAEADVLEGINILNELIIPCMHLIINNDISKDDLDAIEVMRNRWCSYLGQEDMDANLQTKLGELLPRLLDCSAEVVILKEPPKIRPNSPYDLCSRFAAVMESIHGAAPVTVK; encoded by the exons gcCGCAAATGGTGACCTAACAGATGCAGTCAACTTCCTCACTGAGGAGTGTGTTAAAGAGCCAGGCCAGGAAGCAGTCGCTGTGGAACCATCTGACTGTGAAGGGAGTGCTGTGGGCAAAGAGCAACCCACCA ATGTGATTGATCTAACTCCTGATAACAAAGATGACCTCCAGGCAGTTATTGCTCTCAGCTTCCTGGAGTCTCTGGAAGTTCAAGCAGTGGAAAGAGATGCTAACAG GGCTCACAAAGCAAATGCTGCTGAAAACAAAAATCGCTCCAAAAGGAAACGGTGTGAAGTCTGGGGagagaatcccaagcagaatGACTGGAGGAGAGTGGATGACTGGCCTGTTGGCATGAAGAACATTGGAAATACGTGCTGGTTTAGTGCAGTCATTCAG TCTCTCTTCCAGCTGCCGGAATTTCGTAGGCTGGTCCTTAGTTATTCTCTCCCGCAAAGCATGCTTGAGAATTGTCGAAGTCGCAGT GAAAAGAGAAATATTGCATTCATGCAGGAACTTCAGTGTCTCTTTGCTTTAATGCTGGGGACACATCGTAAATTTGTAGACCCCACTGCATCACTGGAACTTTTAAAAGGCGCATTTAAATCAGCTGACGAACAGCAG CAAGATGTGAGCGAAGTCACACACAAGCTTCTGGATTGGCTAGAGGATGCATTCCAGCTGTCCGTGAATGTAAA CAGCCCTCGAGACAAATCAGAAAATCCAATGGTGCAACTCTTCTATGGGACTTTCTTGACTGAAGGGGTCCATGAGG GCAAGACCTTTTCTAAGATAGAGACCTTTGGCCAGTATCCCCTTCAGGTAAACGGTTATCGGAACTTAAACGAATGTTTGGAAGGGGCCATGGTAGAAGGGGAGATTGAGCCACTACCTTCTGATCAATCAGTGAAGTATGGACAAGAG CGTTGGTTTACAAAGCTCCCTCCGGTGTTAACCTTTGAACTCTCCCGGTTCGAGTTCAATCAGTCACTAGGGCAGCCAGAGAAGATTCACAACAAGCTAGAATTTCCCCAGATTATTTATATGGACAG gtatttGTACAGCAGTAAAGAGATTATTcaaaagaagagagaggagaCGAGGAAGTTGAGGAAGCAAATAGCAGTTCTTCAGCAGAAATTGGAAAG ATACATGAAATATGGCTCTGGCCCAAGCCGCTTCCCATTACCTGACATGCTACAGTATGTTCTTGAATTTGCCAGTACAAAGCTACCTTTAGTTGTTCCCTCTGCTCAGGACTCTCAGATGACTCCTGCACAGTCCCCAGCTGAGAGCTGTGGTCTGAATGAACCTCTGCAGCAAAATAG TGTATTAGAAACAGAAAGTACTGAGAACACTGAAGGTGCAGCATCCACTCTGATAAACCCTCCGTCCCAGCCCTCCTGTTTACCAGCAGAAATGCCTGAATGCCCAGCTCCTCGTGTGGTCACTGAGGAGGAGATGAGCCTAGTTAGGACGTGCCTGCAGCGATGGAGGAGCGAGATTGAGCAGGACATCCAAG ATCTGAAGGACTGTATTACCAGAATCAACCAATCCATTGGTCAAATGTATGGTGACCCTGTCCTCCGTCAG GTTCCTTATCGCTTGCATGCTGTCCTGGTTCATGAGGGCCAAGCAAATGCCGGTCACTACTGGGCCTACATATACGACCAGCCCCGGAAGAGCTGGCTCAAATACAATGACATCTCTGTGACAGAATCATCCTGGGAAGAACTGGAGAGAGATTCATATGGAGGCCTGAGGAATGCCAGTGCCTATTGTCTGATGTACATCAATGATAAGCTGTCCCACTTTGTTGCAG ATGCTGCTGCTGATGCAGAAACGGGACAGTTTCAGAAAGAAGTAGAACTTCTGCCACCTGAACTCCAGAATTACATACAAGAAGACAACTGGAGGCTTGAACAGGAGGTGGaggaatgggaacaggagcagTCCTGCAAGATCCCTCAGATAGAGCCTTCAGCTACTTCTGAATCTCAGGATTTCACTTCTGAATCAGGACAAG ACCAGTCCTCAGGCTGTGAACACAGCATACGCTCGCTGTCCTCCGAACATGCCAGGATTGCAAAGGACCAGACTGCCCAGGCCATTGCAAATACAGCTGATGCCTATGAGAAGAATGGTGTAGAGGCTGCTCTGTGTGAG CCAAAGGAGGCAGAACCAACGAAGACCCAGCTGAGAGAAACAGCCCTTACAGTTCAGTCAGAACAGCAACAAGATGCTAAAGGGACAGAGTCTGCTGCCCAGCCTAGCTCACAGGTCTCTGAAGTGGAGATCCCCAGAGTGGGGAAGATTCTGGTTAGATCTGATGCAGATGGATATAATGAGGAG GTGATGCTTAGCCCAGCCATGCAGGGTGTGATCCTGGCTATTGCTAAAGCCCGTCAGACATTTGACCGGGATGGGTCTGAAGCAGGGCTTGTTAAG GCATTCCATGAAGAGTACTCCAGACTGTATCTGCTGGCCAAAGAGACCCCAACCCCTCACAATGACCCCCGGCTGCAACACGTGCTCATCTACTTCTTGCGGAACAATGCTCCCAAGCAGGTAGTGGAGCGGACCCTCCTGGAGCAGTTTGCAGATAGAAACCTCAGCTACGATGAAAG GTCAATTAGCATTATGCAAGTAGCACGAGCTAAGCTGAAGGAGATTGGCCCTGATGATGTGAATATGGAGGAGTATAAG AAATGGCATGAAGACTACAGTTTATTTCACAAGGTGTCTGTTTACCTGCTGACAGGGTTGGAACTCTACCAGAATAGAAA GTACCAGGAAGCACTGACCTACCTGGTGTATGCCTACCAAAGTAACACCTCCCTGCTCATGAAAGGACCCAACCGAGGGGTGGATGAATCACTGATTGCTTTATACAGAAGAAAATGCCTCTTG AAGCTGAATGACATGGCAGCGGCTTTGTTTGTAAGCCGTGCGGAGGCAGATGTGTTGGAGGGCATTAACATCCTGAATGAGCTGATCATCCCCTGTATGCACCTCATTATCAATAATGACATCTCCAAGGACGACCTGGATGCCATTGAGGTCATGAGGAACCGCTGGTGCTCTTATCTGGGACAAGAAGACATGGATG cCAACCTGCAAACGAAGCTGGGCGAACTGCTCCCCAGGCTCCTGGACTGCTCTGCAGAGGTCGTCATTCTAAAAGAACCGCCGAAGATCCGGCCCAACTCCCCCTACGACCTCTGCAGCCGCTTCGCAGCCGTGATGGAGTCCATTCATGGGGCCGCACCTGTGACTGTCAAATAA
- the USP28 gene encoding ubiquitin carboxyl-terminal hydrolase 28 isoform X2 — MLLNRLGEITGIQDPSFLHAALKAANGDLTDAVNFLTEECVKEPGQEAVAVEPSDCEGSAVGKEQPTNVIDLTPDNKDDLQAVIALSFLESLEVQAVERDANRAHKANAAENKNRSKRKRCEVWGENPKQNDWRRVDDWPVGMKNIGNTCWFSAVIQSLFQLPEFRRLVLSYSLPQSMLENCRSRSEKRNIAFMQELQCLFALMLGTHRKFVDPTASLELLKGAFKSADEQQQDVSEVTHKLLDWLEDAFQLSVNVNSPRDKSENPMVQLFYGTFLTEGVHEGKTFSKIETFGQYPLQVNGYRNLNECLEGAMVEGEIEPLPSDQSVKYGQERWFTKLPPVLTFELSRFEFNQSLGQPEKIHNKLEFPQIIYMDRYLYSSKEIIQKKREETRKLRKQIAVLQQKLERYMKYGSGPSRFPLPDMLQYVLEFASTKLPLVVPSAQDSQMTPAQSPAESCGLNEPLQQNSVLETESTENTEGAASTLINPPSQPSCLPAEMPECPAPRVVTEEEMSLVRTCLQRWRSEIEQDIQDLKDCITRINQSIGQMYGDPVLRQVPYRLHAVLVHEGQANAGHYWAYIYDQPRKSWLKYNDISVTESSWEELERDSYGGLRNASAYCLMYINDKLSHFVADAAADAETGQFQKEVELLPPELQNYIQEDNWRLEQEVEEWEQEQSCKIPQIEPSATSESQDFTSESGQDQSSGCEHSIRSLSSEHARIAKDQTAQAIANTADAYEKNGVEAALCEPKEAEPTKTQLRETALTVQSEQQQDAKGTESAAQPSSQVSEVEIPRVGKILVRSDADGYNEEVMLSPAMQGVILAIAKARQTFDRDGSEAGLVKAFHEEYSRLYLLAKETPTPHNDPRLQHVLIYFLRNNAPKQVVERTLLEQFADRNLSYDERSISIMQVARAKLKEIGPDDVNMEEYKKWHEDYSLFHKVSVYLLTGLELYQNRKYQEALTYLVYAYQSNTSLLMKGPNRGVDESLIALYRRKCLLKLNDMAAALFVSRAEADVLEGINILNELIIPCMHLIINNDISKDDLDAIEVMRNRWCSYLGQEDMDANLQTKLGELLPRLLDCSAEVVILKEPPKIRPNSPYDLCSRFAAVMESIHGAAPVTVK, encoded by the exons gcCGCAAATGGTGACCTAACAGATGCAGTCAACTTCCTCACTGAGGAGTGTGTTAAAGAGCCAGGCCAGGAAGCAGTCGCTGTGGAACCATCTGACTGTGAAGGGAGTGCTGTGGGCAAAGAGCAACCCACCA ATGTGATTGATCTAACTCCTGATAACAAAGATGACCTCCAGGCAGTTATTGCTCTCAGCTTCCTGGAGTCTCTGGAAGTTCAAGCAGTGGAAAGAGATGCTAACAG GGCTCACAAAGCAAATGCTGCTGAAAACAAAAATCGCTCCAAAAGGAAACGGTGTGAAGTCTGGGGagagaatcccaagcagaatGACTGGAGGAGAGTGGATGACTGGCCTGTTGGCATGAAGAACATTGGAAATACGTGCTGGTTTAGTGCAGTCATTCAG TCTCTCTTCCAGCTGCCGGAATTTCGTAGGCTGGTCCTTAGTTATTCTCTCCCGCAAAGCATGCTTGAGAATTGTCGAAGTCGCAGT GAAAAGAGAAATATTGCATTCATGCAGGAACTTCAGTGTCTCTTTGCTTTAATGCTGGGGACACATCGTAAATTTGTAGACCCCACTGCATCACTGGAACTTTTAAAAGGCGCATTTAAATCAGCTGACGAACAGCAG CAAGATGTGAGCGAAGTCACACACAAGCTTCTGGATTGGCTAGAGGATGCATTCCAGCTGTCCGTGAATGTAAA CAGCCCTCGAGACAAATCAGAAAATCCAATGGTGCAACTCTTCTATGGGACTTTCTTGACTGAAGGGGTCCATGAGG GCAAGACCTTTTCTAAGATAGAGACCTTTGGCCAGTATCCCCTTCAGGTAAACGGTTATCGGAACTTAAACGAATGTTTGGAAGGGGCCATGGTAGAAGGGGAGATTGAGCCACTACCTTCTGATCAATCAGTGAAGTATGGACAAGAG CGTTGGTTTACAAAGCTCCCTCCGGTGTTAACCTTTGAACTCTCCCGGTTCGAGTTCAATCAGTCACTAGGGCAGCCAGAGAAGATTCACAACAAGCTAGAATTTCCCCAGATTATTTATATGGACAG gtatttGTACAGCAGTAAAGAGATTATTcaaaagaagagagaggagaCGAGGAAGTTGAGGAAGCAAATAGCAGTTCTTCAGCAGAAATTGGAAAG ATACATGAAATATGGCTCTGGCCCAAGCCGCTTCCCATTACCTGACATGCTACAGTATGTTCTTGAATTTGCCAGTACAAAGCTACCTTTAGTTGTTCCCTCTGCTCAGGACTCTCAGATGACTCCTGCACAGTCCCCAGCTGAGAGCTGTGGTCTGAATGAACCTCTGCAGCAAAATAG TGTATTAGAAACAGAAAGTACTGAGAACACTGAAGGTGCAGCATCCACTCTGATAAACCCTCCGTCCCAGCCCTCCTGTTTACCAGCAGAAATGCCTGAATGCCCAGCTCCTCGTGTGGTCACTGAGGAGGAGATGAGCCTAGTTAGGACGTGCCTGCAGCGATGGAGGAGCGAGATTGAGCAGGACATCCAAG ATCTGAAGGACTGTATTACCAGAATCAACCAATCCATTGGTCAAATGTATGGTGACCCTGTCCTCCGTCAG GTTCCTTATCGCTTGCATGCTGTCCTGGTTCATGAGGGCCAAGCAAATGCCGGTCACTACTGGGCCTACATATACGACCAGCCCCGGAAGAGCTGGCTCAAATACAATGACATCTCTGTGACAGAATCATCCTGGGAAGAACTGGAGAGAGATTCATATGGAGGCCTGAGGAATGCCAGTGCCTATTGTCTGATGTACATCAATGATAAGCTGTCCCACTTTGTTGCAG ATGCTGCTGCTGATGCAGAAACGGGACAGTTTCAGAAAGAAGTAGAACTTCTGCCACCTGAACTCCAGAATTACATACAAGAAGACAACTGGAGGCTTGAACAGGAGGTGGaggaatgggaacaggagcagTCCTGCAAGATCCCTCAGATAGAGCCTTCAGCTACTTCTGAATCTCAGGATTTCACTTCTGAATCAGGACAAG ACCAGTCCTCAGGCTGTGAACACAGCATACGCTCGCTGTCCTCCGAACATGCCAGGATTGCAAAGGACCAGACTGCCCAGGCCATTGCAAATACAGCTGATGCCTATGAGAAGAATGGTGTAGAGGCTGCTCTGTGTGAG CCAAAGGAGGCAGAACCAACGAAGACCCAGCTGAGAGAAACAGCCCTTACAGTTCAGTCAGAACAGCAACAAGATGCTAAAGGGACAGAGTCTGCTGCCCAGCCTAGCTCACAGGTCTCTGAAGTGGAGATCCCCAGAGTGGGGAAGATTCTGGTTAGATCTGATGCAGATGGATATAATGAGGAG GTGATGCTTAGCCCAGCCATGCAGGGTGTGATCCTGGCTATTGCTAAAGCCCGTCAGACATTTGACCGGGATGGGTCTGAAGCAGGGCTTGTTAAG GCATTCCATGAAGAGTACTCCAGACTGTATCTGCTGGCCAAAGAGACCCCAACCCCTCACAATGACCCCCGGCTGCAACACGTGCTCATCTACTTCTTGCGGAACAATGCTCCCAAGCAGGTAGTGGAGCGGACCCTCCTGGAGCAGTTTGCAGATAGAAACCTCAGCTACGATGAAAG GTCAATTAGCATTATGCAAGTAGCACGAGCTAAGCTGAAGGAGATTGGCCCTGATGATGTGAATATGGAGGAGTATAAG AAATGGCATGAAGACTACAGTTTATTTCACAAGGTGTCTGTTTACCTGCTGACAGGGTTGGAACTCTACCAGAATAGAAA GTACCAGGAAGCACTGACCTACCTGGTGTATGCCTACCAAAGTAACACCTCCCTGCTCATGAAAGGACCCAACCGAGGGGTGGATGAATCACTGATTGCTTTATACAGAAGAAAATGCCTCTTG AAGCTGAATGACATGGCAGCGGCTTTGTTTGTAAGCCGTGCGGAGGCAGATGTGTTGGAGGGCATTAACATCCTGAATGAGCTGATCATCCCCTGTATGCACCTCATTATCAATAATGACATCTCCAAGGACGACCTGGATGCCATTGAGGTCATGAGGAACCGCTGGTGCTCTTATCTGGGACAAGAAGACATGGATG cCAACCTGCAAACGAAGCTGGGCGAACTGCTCCCCAGGCTCCTGGACTGCTCTGCAGAGGTCGTCATTCTAAAAGAACCGCCGAAGATCCGGCCCAACTCCCCCTACGACCTCTGCAGCCGCTTCGCAGCCGTGATGGAGTCCATTCATGGGGCCGCACCTGTGACTGTCAAATAA